CGTCATTGTGGTGATCGTGCCACTTCGTGGGACGAGCGTAGTCAACAGATCTGGCGGAGGAAGGTGCCGCGTGGGCCCGCTGCCTCCGCTAGCTGTCATTGGTTGCTTCCACGCTAAGAAGTGGGTCCCCGAAATTAGGTGGCTAATTCTTTCCCAACCTTTTGGAATCTGCATGTCGGTCCATCTCGATTCGACAATAATATTAGATGTTATGCAGCCCATTGAGTAGTAAATTCAACCAGAATGCATAATTTTGGTTTCTTTTAATTCTAAATGTGGTGGGTGTAAACGTGTGAGAAGGTGGGTATGACTTCGAAGTAAACAAGACAGGCACCAGTTAAAAGACCGAGATCGAATCACGAATGAAGAGCTCCACACCTACCCCTCATCTTATCCCTCCGCGCCCGTCTTCGTTGAACCCACTCCGCATACCTTTCTGGTGGTCGAAGAGTAAAGCACGGGTCTCGTGTGGGACCCGTCCGGGCGCCGAGTAGGCTGGTCGCACAGTCAATTATCCACTAGTCTTATCACCGTGCGCACGGTATACGAGGCGACCGGGAACAGCCAACAACCCACCACCGTGAGCCCGCGGAAAAGACCAGCCGCAGACCACGTGCAGTCACCGGACACCGGCCGCAGCCGGTCGCCTCTCCAGCACGGGGCAGAGGGAGCCCAAATACATGCCGGCCATTTCGCACTTCTTTTCTTCGCCCGCGGCCTACAAATAACACCTTCTGCCTCCTATGCTCtctttttcccttctcctctgCTTCTCCTTCGTCCCCTTACGTCCGCCGCCCGGGACCTCCTCTCTCTTCCATCTCCTTCGGCCCTCGACGGTTGGTGCCTCATCTCATTCTCGATCGAATTCTTCACTTGTCCCTTATTTCCCTTTATTTTTTTGGTTCATTCGGTTTCTGTCGTCCTTCCCTTCATTGTAAAGGTACTCTAGTGCTTAACATCGGTCATTTTGTTGTTTTTTGATAGGTTGTAGCGGTCATATTGTGTTCCGTCCATTAAATGCAGCTCCTTTTCTGGATATCCTACTTGTACTCTGCTTAATGGGGATTTGGCGATGCTTTTGGAGTTTAAATATGAATCTTTGATGCAGTTTATAAGGTTTTGCCTCGAGAATGGTTGACGGAATGGATGTGGCGCACGAGATGGTTCTCTGGAAGGTGGAGCCGCAGTGCTCGATTTCGGAGGCCGACGACTTCGAGCGCCTGTCGCGGCTACTCGATCGGCCAAGGGTTAAGATCGAGCGGAAGCTGTCGTTCGACGAGCGGTCGCTTAGCGAACTCTCCGTCACAGGGAATCTCAGGCCGGTCGACAGCTACGACAGCTTGTGCTCCCCCGGTGCGGGGAGGTCGGTCTTGGACACGCCGGTCTCGTTGTCTCGGAACTCGTTCGAGCCACATCCGATGGTCGGGGAGGCGTGGGATGCCCTCCGTAGGTCCATCGTGTTCTTCAGCGGTCAACCGGTGGGGACGATTGCCGCCATTGATCATGCATCAGAGGAGGTTCTTAACTATGACCAGGTAGAACAGATACCCATTAGATCCCGTAAAGGTGACATCTTGGACTTGTTCTTTTGGATACACCTGTATCTTGCTTATTTGATCCAAGTCTTCCTTTACCAGCAGGTTCAAGATAATTAATATATTGTCTACAAGACAAGCCTTTTGTCGACAAGATAATTAATAGACTTCATCTTGCCTTCCTGAAAAGTTGTTGTTATTGTGTCTTTAGGGTTCTATTGTTGTTCAGTCAGAAGGTTCTATCTACTGATTCACTTGTTATATGTTCAATGAGGAATTTTGCAGTTCATCTTAGAAACTTTACCCGTAATCCTTCACTGCAGTGGTGATAGATGTTCTTTCTGTCTCGCATGTAGGTGTTTGTCCGTGATTTTGTGCCAAGTGCTATGGCTTTTCTCATGAATGGTGAACCTGATATAGTGAAAAACTTCCTGTTGAAAACACTCCACCTTCAGAGTTGGGAGAAGAGGATAGATCGCTTCAAACTCGGGGAAGGGGTGATGCCAGCCAGCTTCAAGGTGAACCATGATCCTGTTAGGAAAACTGATACTCTAATggcagattttggtgagagcgcgATTGGGAGGGTTGCGCCTGTTGATTCCGGTTTTTGGTGGATTATTCTTCTTCGGGCCTATACAAAATCTACTGGAGATTTATCTCTAGCAGAAACACCTGAATGCCAGAAGGGAATAAGGCTTATTTTATCTTTATGTCTTTCAGAGGGTTTTGACACATTTCCAACCTTGCTATGTGCAGATGGATGCTCAATGATTGATCGTCGAATGGTAAGTTCATTAATTTCTTGCTTCAGTGACAGCTGCTTGTGTTTTTCTCTATGGTTATATTTGCCTTTTGAATTATCTAATTTACAGTTTTGTTTCCTCCAATAAGTTTGTATTTCGGTCTTTGTTTCACTTGAGTGAAGTGAATTTAAATGATGTTGAGAAGAAAATCATATAAAGTGCAATGGCTGGATGGATGGTTTTCTTCTCACGATGATGCTGAGTGAACCAGATTATCTTGATTGAATAAAACTATATAGCCAAAAATTTGATGGCATATTACTTACAGAAGAGAAGCATGGTACTCCCGAGTTCCGATTTCCTTAACATTTAAGTAGTTTTTAGCCTGTTTCTTTATCCATTGGATGGGCATTCTAGATGGATTGACAGGCACAGTAGATTATGCATTTTTCTGCAGTTTTGGAGCCTTGTCGATGCAACATAAGATCTAACAAAATCATGTTCTTTTTGAGATAAATGAAGCACATAGTCAAAGCGTTTACTGTGCTGTATTCGTGTGTTGATAGTGAGCTACATTTTCTGAACTAGTAGTTTGATGACCAAGTATGTTGAAGGCAATAACTAGATAATCAACTTAAAAGTGTGTTTTGTAAGGATATCATACAGACCACAGGTTGAAGTAACTATCATGTAGTTCTACTAGAGTAGATAAATATGCTTTATTTTTGAGGTCAATCTTTGCAAGATAAACTATTAGATATGTATAAAGCTCATCCTCAGTTGTACTTATTGCACTCTAGTCTATTCAGATCTTTGATGCATATATTTGCAAATGATCGCCTTATTGGCTAAGCATGTCTATCGACCTTTTTTTAATCATAGTAATATGCTTTCTCTGGTGCAAACAAAATTTGTAGGGTGTTTATGGATATCCAATTGAAATCCAAGCCCTATTCTTTATGGCTTTGAGATGTGCATTAGCAATGCTTAAACCTGATGTAGAAGGCAAGGAGTTCACGGAGAGAATTTTGACACGACTGAACGCCTTAGGTTATCACATGCGAAGTTACTTTTGGCTTGACTTCCAGCAGTTAAATGACATATATCGCTACAAGACCGAAGAATACTCTCATACAGCAGTTAATAAGTTCAATGTCATTCCTGATTCAATCCCGGATTGGATTTTTGATTTCATGCCTTCCCGTGGTGGTTACTTTGTTGGAAATGTCAGTCCTGCAAAGATGGACTTCCGATGGTTTGCCCTCGGAAATTGCATTGCGATACTATCTTCACTTGCTACCCCAGAGCAATCAGTTGCGATAATGGATCTAATCGAAGAGAGGTGGGAGGAGCTGGTTGGTGTAATGCCCCTAAAGATATCATATCCAGCTTTAGAAGGCCATGAATGGAGCATCGTGACAGGCTGTGATCCCAAGAACACCAGATGGAGTTACCACAATGGAGGATCTTGGCCAGGTTAGTTGAGGTTCTTTTCATCGTTTCGTTGCATGATATGATTCCTTAgagaattattatggagaaaCTCATATTTTGCTGCAACTGTAATTATTTTATTCAAGAAAGCTACTGAAGAGATACCTTGTTGATTAAATAGATTATCTATTTCTTGGAAAAGTCTAAATGAATATGTTTTTCATTACAAAGCAGCAAGTCCATAATATGGTCAGGTGATGCTATGAATTAGGAGCTTTAATTTTTCGTCTGTCTGCACTAAATTGATGATACAGGAAATCATATACTAAATGCAACTTTGTCTTAAAATTTATTCTATTAAGATATGTGCTTAATAGAATGTATAAAGTTTATCTTTAACTGCAACTTTGTCTTTAATTTTTCTTCTGTTTGCTCATTATTTGTCAAATCTTTGAATGTATAAAGTTTATCAATTTCATatgctaatactaatatgtgcttATGAGAGTAGGACGAAACTTGGAATGAAACAACACGAATTGTTAAAGAATGAGCATAACCACTGCATCGACTTTAGTTTTGAGTCTTTTTCTCTATATTCATTATAACCAGAAACACTCTGCAGCTTCTCTTAATTTGATTGTTCAACATTGTATAATTTTTGCGTTTCTCTTTAAACTTCACTGTTTATTGCAGTACTTCTATGGCTGCTCACTGCAGCCTGCATCAAGACAGGCAGGCCGCAGATTGCGAGAAGAGCAATCGAGCTTGCTGAGAGCAGGCTGTGGAAGGACGGCTGGCCTGAGTATTATGATGGAAAACTCGGAAGGTACATTGGCAAGCAAGCAAGGAAGTTTCAGACATGGTCCATCGCCGGCTATCTGGTGTCCAAGATGATGCTCGAGGACCCTTCGCATCTCGGAATGATCTCTCTCGAAGAGGACAAGGTGAAAAAACCTCCGATAAGGCGATCGGCTTCATGGACTGCCTGAAAGACAACCAGGAGGCACCAGATGCAAAAAAAAAAGCTTGGTCTCACACCATTCTTTGTTGGAAATTGACCCTTCTTATGTCCATTTTTTTGTCCCAACTCAAAAAGGTTTGCTAATCAGCCAGCTTTCTTTATTGTCTGGAAGTCCTATATGTATAAACATCATATAGCATATCTTTCGCCTTCCCTATTAACCTTGTCTCCAATGTAATGGACTGTGATTCAAGTTATCGAAGTCTAATCAAGTTGGATTTTGCTGGATTCAGCCTAACTTGAGTCTCAAATCCAACTCTCTGTGAGACACTAAGATCGATTCTTATCTGTCATTAGATCCATGGTGAAGTTGTTGCACAACATGATTGGGATTCTGCATTCTTAAAGCAGAACTTTGATTGGCTTTGTAAACAGGCACTGTAACAGGTTTCGTATCGTGTCAAATGCCGGTGACATCCGAAATGTGTTACAATGGTGTTACGGTGATTATAGCGTTCGTTATTTCGAAATCTTGAAGTTACAAAGCTCGGCCAAACGTCGTATCGGTTTCCGACTGCTTTCTTTCTCGCGGAGATGGCTGGCGAAGGCGAGACCCAAAATGCCGCGGTCTCCGACCCCCTCCTCTCCCCTCCGACCTCTTCTTTAGGCTTCCCCTTCGACGTGCCCTCTCTCCTTTCTCTGTCTCGCCGGGGCCAGTGGCGCGCCCTCCTCGACGCTGTCGCCGACGCCCGCCGCGACTCCCACCTTCTCCCGCACCAACACCTCGCCTGCCTTGCCCTCTCGTCCCTTGCCCTCTCCAAGCTCCGCCGCTTCTCCGATGCCGCGGCCGAGATCGATGCTCTCGATGCCTCGTTCGATTCCCCTCGCTTCCGCTTCGAGACCTACCCCGCCGCCTACCCTGGCCGCTCCGGCTCCATGATCCCTTTCGCCCTCCGCTTCCTCCACGCCGACCTTCCCCAGCGCCTCGGCAGTCGATCCGTCACCCTTGACCGCCTCTACGCCCTCCTCGACCTCGTCCAATACAAGATCCAGGAGGAGACCGTTGCCGCCCCCGCCGCCGATCGGTGGCGCCGCAGGGAGGCCTTCGTGATGGCCACCCTCTGCTGCAATCACTTTGCTCACCGCGAGTTCGAGGTGGTCCTCGCGCTGATCCGGCAGCTCCTCGAGCGGGATCCGTCCGATCCGCTGCTCCTCTCCCGGCTAGGGTACGTGCAGCTCCAGATCGGTGATCTGACCGGCGCTAAGGCATCCTTTGCGAGGGTGGAGAGCCTTCACCCGGAAGGGGAGCGGACGGTGGAGTTGGAGAACCTTGTGGGGAGAAATAGGGCGCTGGAGTTCATTGTGGCCAAGGATTACACTGCCGCGGTGAGGGAGTACGAGGAGTGCATTGAGAGGGATCCTGCTGACGTTGTAGCACTGAACAATAAAGCCTTGTGCTTATTGTACTCGAGGGACCTCTCCGATTCGATCAAGGTGCTTGAGGGGGCACTGGAGAGGGTGCCTACCGGGGCCTTGAATGAGACTCTGGTCATGAATCTCTGCAGCATGTATGAGTTAGCATATGTCAACCATGGGGACGTCAAGAAGAGTCTCAGCAATTGGATTGCTCAGGTCGCGCCTGATGACTTTGACCCTTCTTGTACCCGCATCTGACATTAAGGTATTCTGATCTTGTCAATATGACATTGCTTGTTTCATTTGCTGTGGTTCCTTCATTTCTCTTAGTGTTTTGAGATGCTATTAGGCAATTGTCAAGTGATGCAACATTTGATATTGCATGGAATTAATTACTTTCACCTAATTACAATGGTGATATTACACTGTGAGGACTTGCCAATTCTTCTTCAAAGAGTTGTTGAACATACATTATGTTGCTGATTCTTCAAAATAAATTATGTTGAGTCCTTCATACTTAGTTGTCTTAAGTTGAAATCCTGGTTAGTTATTGGTCTAAAGTTGAAATGTTGGATAGTTATTTGTCTTGCTGGATGCCTCCATAAGCAAGTCGTTCCAAATAAACATTGAGGAGAACTCCAGAAGCTTTAGTTGCATGATCTCTTTGGTGTTTGTCATCTCTCCTTAATAAGCAAGCATTTTACCAAAACTTTTGAACTTATGTAAGCCTTCTCTTATAATAATGTGGCTGCACAATGGGCTTGTGGTGTCCTTCACAAGTGCCCAGCATGCTAAACCTGGTTGGCTATGATGATGTGATGATCTTTGGCCGTAGTCCACTTCATAGTGGCTAGAATAATGAAGGCTTGGTGAAGCAACCTAGGCCAAGGTCCTTAGAGCCTTTTCAGACCCATGGGTGATGGAGTGACTGAAGCCTTTTTAATCCacttgtaatgaagtaaagtttAAGTCTAGTTTAAGCTTTCTAACTGAGCTGTCATGGTAATACATTCatactttttcatttttttgttatttttgggTGTATTTTTTACATCATTCTTAGTTCATGTTATGGAGTCCTTGGATTCCAATTTTGTGCTTCTTTGGTACCTAGGAGTCCTAATTCCATTGTAAGTATAGGCTAGGTAGTCTTTGAGGAGGCACCCTAGTGGTTAAAATGTTGTGTGAGCAATAAATAAATCTTTTGTTATTAACATCTAGTGCTCATATTCTTAATGTAATACAAATgtagaaaattttcttttcaaaTGATAGGTTAGACAAATTGTTCAGCTAATAGGAGCTCTATTTGTGAAGTTGTGGAGGTCTCTTTTTATTACCAAAGAAAAAAAGTTCTCTTTCACTGAATTTCTTAGTAAACTACATTTAGAGATGATTGTAAGCCCTTGatgattgtttgttgcttgataaTTTTCTTTATGCAAGAAAAAAGTTTTATGAAATTAGTTTCTTCTCTATTGATAGAGTGTGGGCTTTGGTGTCATAGTAAGATTGCTCTTTTATAATCTAGATGATTAGTAT
This genomic stretch from Musa acuminata AAA Group cultivar baxijiao chromosome BXJ3-9, Cavendish_Baxijiao_AAA, whole genome shotgun sequence harbors:
- the LOC135582507 gene encoding probable alkaline/neutral invertase D — its product is MVDGMDVAHEMVLWKVEPQCSISEADDFERLSRLLDRPRVKIERKLSFDERSLSELSVTGNLRPVDSYDSLCSPGAGRSVLDTPVSLSRNSFEPHPMVGEAWDALRRSIVFFSGQPVGTIAAIDHASEEVLNYDQVFVRDFVPSAMAFLMNGEPDIVKNFLLKTLHLQSWEKRIDRFKLGEGVMPASFKVNHDPVRKTDTLMADFGESAIGRVAPVDSGFWWIILLRAYTKSTGDLSLAETPECQKGIRLILSLCLSEGFDTFPTLLCADGCSMIDRRMGVYGYPIEIQALFFMALRCALAMLKPDVEGKEFTERILTRLNALGYHMRSYFWLDFQQLNDIYRYKTEEYSHTAVNKFNVIPDSIPDWIFDFMPSRGGYFVGNVSPAKMDFRWFALGNCIAILSSLATPEQSVAIMDLIEERWEELVGVMPLKISYPALEGHEWSIVTGCDPKNTRWSYHNGGSWPVLLWLLTAACIKTGRPQIARRAIELAESRLWKDGWPEYYDGKLGRYIGKQARKFQTWSIAGYLVSKMMLEDPSHLGMISLEEDKVKKPPIRRSASWTA
- the LOC135649852 gene encoding uncharacterized protein LOC135649852 is translated as MAGEGETQNAAVSDPLLSPPTSSLGFPFDVPSLLSLSRRGQWRALLDAVADARRDSHLLPHQHLACLALSSLALSKLRRFSDAAAEIDALDASFDSPRFRFETYPAAYPGRSGSMIPFALRFLHADLPQRLGSRSVTLDRLYALLDLVQYKIQEETVAAPAADRWRRREAFVMATLCCNHFAHREFEVVLALIRQLLERDPSDPLLLSRLGYVQLQIGDLTGAKASFARVESLHPEGERTVELENLVGRNRALEFIVAKDYTAAVREYEECIERDPADVVALNNKALCLLYSRDLSDSIKVLEGALERVPTGALNETLVMNLCSMYELAYVNHGDVKKSLSNWIAQVAPDDFDPSCTRI